TTAAAACATTATCTTTCAATTTGCAAGGATAACTATTAGTTTAATAAAAAGTTGGTTTAAAGAGAATTTGCATTATTTGCCAAGGAGAAAAGTAAAAGTGGAGCTGGGGAGGCTCGAACTCCCGGCCTTCTGAATGCCATTCAGACGCGCTGCCAAACTGCGCTACAGCCCCACAGGGAATATTTTATACCATAATTCACTGATTATTGCAATACATTCTTAACGTAGGGGAGGGTTTTAAACCCTCCCCTACATAAACACAAACTGCCTTTACAGGTACTCCATTTCCAGGAACTGGGCGCGGAGCTGGTTGACTTTGTCCTTGACCGTCTGCCCCTTGATGGCCGCGGCGATCAGCTCGCCCAAAACGGCGAAGTCCTTTTCCTTCATGCCGAAGCGGGTCATCTCCGGGGTGCCGATGCGCAGGCCCGAGGGGTTCTGGGCGTCGCTGTCGCCGGGGAGCATGTTGTAGTTGCAGATGATGTCGTTGGCTTCCAGGGCCAGCGCCGCCTTGACGCCGCCGCCGAAGGCGAAGACGTTGACCGCGATCTGGTGCGATTGGGTGTAGCCGAACTCCTTGGCCTCGACCGGCACGCCGCAGGCCTCCAGCGCCTGGGCCAGGGCCACGGCGTTCTTGCAGATCTGGGCGGCGTAGGCCTTGCCGTGGGCCTTCATCTCGCGGATGGCGATCAGCAGCGCCGGCAGGCTGTAAAGGTGGTGATTGCTCGAGGTACCCGGGAATACGCCGCGGTCGGCGGCGCCCCAGTATTTCTTCTCGTTTTCGGCGTCGAGGTTGCCGAGGATGATGCCGCGCTGCGGCCCGGGGAAGGTCTTGTGCGTGCTGCCGGTCAGCCAGGTGGCGCCTTCTGCTAGCGGGTCGTGGAACTGGCCGCCGGCGATCAGGCCCAGCACGTGGGCGCCGTCGTATAAAATGGGGATCTCCAGCTGCTTGCAGATGGGGGCGATCTCCTTGACCGGGTCGGGGAACAGGTAGAGGCTTTTGCCCATGACCAGCATCTGCGGCTTGGTTTTTTCGATCAGGTCGATGGACTGCGATACGTCGATGTGGTAATGGTCCTCGGTCAGGGGAAAGAACTGCAGGCGCACCGAATTTTCCTTGCCCGGCTTCAGCACCTGGCCGCGGGTCTGGATGCGCCGGCCCATGACCCCGAAGAAACTGTGGCTGATGTGGCCGCCGGAGTCGGTGGAGTTGACGATCAGCGCGTCGCCGCCGCGCAGGTAGCCGAGGGCGATGGCCGTGTTGGCGTTGTTGCCGCTGTAGGGCCTGACCTCGGCCTGGGCGCAGCGGAACAAATCCTTGGCCTCCTGGGCGGCCATGGTCTCGATCTGGTCGATGTATTGCGTCCCCTGGTAGTAGCGGTTGATCTTGGCGCCGACGTTGGGGTGGCCCTCGGCGTAGCGGCCCATGAAATCGTTGAGCTGGATGGAGCGGACGGCCGGGCTGGGGGTGTTCTCGCTGGCGATCAAGTTGATGCACTTCTTGCCACGCCACTCGTTCTGCTTGTCGACGATGGCGAAAATATCCTTGCTGTCCACTAGCATGGGGCCTCCTTTTATGGTTTGTTTTTTATTTTCCCGCTTTCGACTTCCCGGCTCAGGAAATCGAGCCGGGCTTGGTGCCGGCCGCCTTCGAAAGATGTTTCGAGGAAGACGTCGACGATGCCCAGCGCCGTCACCGGATCGGTCACGCGGGCGCCGAGGGCCAGGACGTTGGCGTTGTTGTGGCCGCGGGCCGGGCGGGCGTCGTTCTCGTCGCGGCACAGGGCGGCGCGCACGTGCCTGAACTTGTTGGCCACGATCGACATGCCGATGCCCGAGCCGCAGACCAGGATGCCGACCGTGTTGTCCGGGTCGGCCGATACGGCGGCGGCGGCCCTGGCGCCGTATTCGGCCCAGTTGGCGGCCTCGGCGGAAAACGTGCCGTAATCCTTCACAACGTAATTCTGCTCCTGCAGGAATTCCCTGATCTGCTCCTTCAATGCAAAGCCGGCGTGGTCGGAAGCGAGTACAAGTTTCATGCTTGCCTGCCCTTTGGCGATCATATCGTCATGATGGATGAAATTCGATCGCGGTGCTGCGTTCATCTCTATTGGCAAAAATAATATAGATCAGCCTGAAAGTCAATAGCGGAAAAAGCATCTTTTGAGTTTTGCAAAACACATGACTCGTTCACCCCTCCGCGTTTTGTAGTGACTGGTCGCGACCTGTCTCTACGGATTGGACGGGTAAATTCCAATTGTCTTTGTGTAGGGGCGGGTCGGCTAAGGGGTGACCCGCCCTCTGAAACCTCAATTCAATTTGTTCAATAAACGGCTTCGCGCTGCTCTTCCTCGGCGCCGACCTTGATGGCCGGGGCGTCGGTGCGCGGGCAGACGTTTTCGCAGATGCCGCAGCCGATGCACAGGTCGGGGACCACGTAAACCTGCCTCACTTTCTTCAGTTTGCCGCGACACCTCGCGGTATTTGATCGCTTTTTCGGGCACCGGGCAATGCTCCTCGCAGACCCCGCAGTTGTAGCCGTCGGCGTAGGTGTAGCAGGCGCTGCGGTTGATCACCGCCGTGCCGATCTTGAATTGCTTCTTTTCATCCAAGGTGAGGTTGGCCAGGGCATGAGTCGGGCACACCCGGGTGCAGCGCACGCACTCGTATTCGCAGTAGCCGCTTGTCGGGACCAGGAGCGGCGTCCAGAGCCCGTCGATGCCCGCCTGGAGAAGCGCCGGCTGGATGGCGTTGGTCGGGCAGGCCTGCATGCAGGCGCCGCAGCGGATGCATTTTCTGACGAAATCCTTTTCGGCGGCCGCCCCGGGCGGGCGGATGAAGGGGTGGGCTTTCTTTTTTTTGTCGGCCGAAATCTGGGGCAGGGCGGCCGCGACAAGGCCGCAGCCGATGGCGCTCAAAAACTGGCGCCGCTGCGGCAGGACGGCTCCGTCCGTCCCCTTGGGGGAGGCCAGGGCCGGAGTCTGCCCTTTTCGGGGAAGCCCCCAGCGCACGTCGATGGCCGCGGCCGAGCAATCCTTCAGGCAGTTCATGCAGGCCAGGCATTCGGATTTCTGGTAATCCCTGAACGGGCCGCCGTAATAGGTGCTGTGGCCGGCGCAGGCGTTGCATTTGCTGCAGTCCGGGTTTACTTCAAAGTGGAATAGCGAATACTTGGCCAGCCAGCCGTAAAGGGCGCCCAGCGGGCACAGGTAATTGCAGAAGAAGCGGCGGCGGTACAGGTTGAGCAACAGCAAGCCGAAAAAAATCGCGCCGATGGCGAACGCCAGCAGAAAGGTGCGCTGCTCGCCGCTCAGCAACCAGGCGCGGCTGAAATCGTAAAGTGGCTTGACGATTTTCCCGCCGAGACTCTGGCTGGCGGCGCCGCTTTCCAGGGCGCGCTGGAGGAGAAAATTCAGGCCGGGGATGAGGGTGACCGAACTGCTGCGCGTGAGCAGCGAGAAGGGATCGAGCCAGCCCAGCCACTGGGTGGCGAAAAGCGAACCGACCAGCAGCACGATCAGCAGCAGGTATTTCCAGCGCATCGCTGCGTGGCCGGGGATGGTCTTTTCTCTCTTGCGCTTGGAGCCCAGCCAGGTGAAGAACTGCAACAGCGCGCCGAAAGGACAGACCCAGCCGCAGAAAAAGCGGCCGAGGAGCAGGGTCAGAACCAGCGGCACCAGGGCCAGCAGGAATGGGCGCAGGAAAGGGCCGGCCAGGATGTTCACCCAGAGGTTCAGGGGATCGATGTAGAAGAATGCGCCCGTAAGGGGCAGCCGTTCGACCGCGATCCTGCCGCTGTGCAGGAGCAGGAAGAAGAACAGGATGAGGAACAGAACCTGGCTGGCGGCGCGCAGCCGCTGCCAGCGTTTCCCCCTTTTGGCGTCCATGGCCGGTTCAGATGGAAATCGTCTGCATGGCAATCTTGGCCGGTTCGATCTCGCCCATTTTGCGGTTGAACGCCGCTTGCAGGAACTCGACCTGGCGGGGGTCGCTGCCGAAGAGTGCCGCCGCCGCCACGTCGGCGTGCATGATGCTGGTCGAGGCGATGACGGTCTTGCGCAGCTCGACGTCGCTCAGGCGGCCGCCCACCGGGCCGTTGCGCATCAGCACGCGAAAGGCGTCGACCAGCACCAAATGGCTGGTGAAGCCCTTGGCCAGGTCGGCGATGTTCTCGCCCATGTCCCCGTGCAGCTTGCCGCGGTTGCCGCCGACGATGCCGTAGAGGTTTTTCATGGCGATGGTCAACCCGGCGCTGCCGTGGTGCTTGAGGATCGGCACGTTGATGAACTTGTCGACTTCGAGGAAATCGCGGAACACCGGCCATTTGCCCACGTATTCGCCGTGAAAATCGTGGCTGACCAGCCGGTTCTCGTCGCAAAAGCGGACTTCGGCCCCGGCTTTTTTGGCCATGGCCGCGATGCCGCTGCGTTCGTAGCAATCCTCGGCCTTGTGGCAGGTGTTGTCCATGACAATGACTTTCTTGGCGCCGGCGGCAAACGCCAGCTCGATCACCGCCCGCAGCACCTCGGGGTTGGTGCAGGCGGCCTGCTCGACCGTCCGGTTCCAGCCGATGTTGGGCTTGACCATGACCACGTCGGTGCGCGATACGATCTTGTCCATGCCGCCGATGGCGGCGATGGCCCGCTTGGCGATCTCATAGGGCGATTCGCCCTGCACCTGCGCCAGCAACGGCCCGCCCGGCTTGTTCTGGCCGGGCAGGAGCATGGGCAGGGCCAAAGCACTGGAAACCAGCAGGCCGTTCTTTACGAAGGTTCGTCTTTTCATGGGCATATCTTAATCGACGGCGCCCATGCGGTCAATAGCGGCCCTTTTAAAAATTATTTAAAGCTTTTCAGCAGGCTGACCAGGAAGTCCCAGACCTTGCCGATCGATTCTACGTTTATCTTCTCGTCCGGGGAATGGGGATTTTTCAACGTCGGTCCGAAGGAGATCATGTCCATGCCCTCTTTCTTGTCGCCGATGATGCCGCACTCGAGTCCGGCGTGGATCGCCTCCACGTGCGGTTTTTTGCCGAAAAGGCTTTCGTAGACCTTCTGGCAGCGCGCCAGCAGCGGCGATTCCATGTTCGGCTGCCAGGCGGGGTAGCCGTTGCCGCTGACCGCCTCGGCCCCGGCCAGGTGGCCGATGATCTCGATGCGGGTGGTGAGTGCGTGCAGGCGGCTCATGACCGAGCTGCGCTGGCTGGTGACGACCTCCAGCTTGCTGTTGCGGATCTTGACGTTGGCCAGGTTGTTGGAGGTCTCGACCAGCCCGGGCATGTCGGTGGACATGGCGGCCACGCCGTGCGGCAGGGCGAAGATGAGGTTGCAGACCTTCGGGCTGCTTTCAGGCGTAAGGGCGCGCTTGCCGGTGGTCTCCGGCATTGGTTCCAGGCTGAGCTTCAGGTTGGGGTCGGTATTCTTGAATTCCTTCCTGAAAACCTGGTCCAGGTCGGCGACGGTTTTTTCGAGATTCTTGAAGCTGTCCTTGGCGAAGAAGATGTCAGTCCAGGCGTCGCGCGGGATGGCGTTGTGGGCGGTGCCGCCGGCGATGTCGGCGATGCGCAGGTCGCTTTCCTTCTGCAGCTGCAGCAGGGCACGCACCAGGACGCGGATGGCGTTGGCGCGCTCCTCGTTGATGTTGACCCCCGAGTGGCCGCCGGTCATGCCGCCGGCTTTCAAGCGGGCCATGACGTAGCCGGCCGGCGGGTCCTCGTACTGCAGCACCAGCGCGATGTGCGTGTCGCGGCCGCCGGCGCAGCCGACGGTGAAAACCCCTTCGTCCTCGGAATCGACGTTGAGCAGGATCTTGCCGTTGATGAAATCGCCCTGCAGGGCGTTGGCGCCGGTCAAGCCGGTCTCCTCATCGACGGTGAAAAGCAGTTCCAGGGGCGGGTGGTCGGCTTTCTTGTCCAGGGCCAGGGTCATGGCCATGGCCAGGGCGATGCCGTTGTCGGCTCCCAGGGTGGTCTTGTCGGCCATCAGCCATCCGTCGGCGAAAACGAAGTGGATCGGGTCCTTGGAGAAGTCGTGGGGGGAATCGGCCGTTTTTTCGCAGACCATGTCCATGTGCCCCTGGATGACGACGGTCGCCGTCTTTTCGTAGCCCGCCGTGCCCGGGACTTCGATCAACACGTTCCCCACCTTGTCCTGCTTGGCGGCCAGGTTGTTTTTCTTGGCCCAATCGACCAGGTACGCGGCTATTTTTTCTTCATTTTTCGAGCAGCGGGGGATGGCGCTGATCTCTTCGAACAGGGAGAGGATTTGTTTGGTCTTTTCGTGCTTGATATTCATTGATACTCCTTTTTAAAAAACTACATACATAAATTCAAAGAAACAAACAAAAACATCTAGTGATGGTATAGTTTCACTAGATGGCTTCAGCGAATTACTGGATTTGCTGAAACCATAGTGAAACTATAAATAAAAAAATCGTATTTGTCAATCATGAATTTTTTGGCCGCGGCCGCCGGGACCGTTCGCGGCTTCTTTTTTCCTCGCCGTTGGTCTATAATGAAATTTGCCTGCACGGCGCCATTGAAAAAATGGACCGCCAGCGAGGTGAACGTGCGCAACCCGGCAATGGCGATGAAAAACAACATTGGCCGCGGCTTTTTCCTGGCCGCCGCCCTGCTCGCCTTTTTCGCCCGCGCGGGCGCTGAGGGGTGGTTGAACGAGGATCAGGTGCGCCAGGCCATGCGTGCCGAGGCCTACCGGCTCCTGGCCCAGAAGATCGACTCGCTGCACAACGGTTCAGCGGGCGGTTTCGACTACCACATCGAGCAAGCCTACGAAAAAATAAAGAACCGTCTCCCCGACGGCCCGCTGTCGGCCAGCGAGCTGGAAGTCTGGCTGCATGGGTTCCAGCCCGACCCCGGCCAAAGGCCTGCCGGTGGTAATGAAAATGAATTCCAGCTCCTGATCGATCAATTCATCCTGGGCATGTCGCTGGAAATCATCAATACCCTGCAGTACGAGTGCGAGCAGGTCGAGGACCTGATCGCCCGGGTGGCCAAGATCGCGGCCGAGTTGAAAAAAGCTCCCCATCCCGACCGGGAAGCGCTGGGTGCGGCGTTGGAGAATTCGGACTTGACGAGAAAAACGCAGGCCATCGTGAAAAACATCGACCGCCGCTGGCGCGTCCCGGATGCCGGTGCCGACGATTTCGCCGCCTACAGTGTCTGGAAAAAAAACATGACCGGCATCAACGCCGACAGGGACCTGCGCCTGGTTTTTGAGCTCGGCGGCCGTTACCGCCCGCGCTACCCCTTCCTCGACCAATTCATGGGCGAGTACCGCCGCCTGGCCGAGGCGTTCCGCCAGGCGGTCATCGATCTGAACGCTGTGCTGGTCGACAATGGCGCCGCTGACGAAGCGATTGACTGAGGCGATAGTCACACTCGATGATTTCAGCGTATTCCCGACTTGCTGAAATCATAGTGTGACTATAGTGTTGGTAGGCCTTAGCCGAGCCGGGCCTGGAAGCGCTCGAGAAATTCCCCCTCGGAAAAGATGTGCTTCATGCCGAACTGGTGGTTGGAATTGGCCGAGAACTCCCGGATGGCGGCGGCGATGAAATCGAAGTTGGTTTCCGGATCGCTGCCGGCATTGCAGATGTAGATGGAGCGCAGCAGGTCGATCTGGTTGCTGAGCTCGTCGCGCAGCGTCGGCTGCTTGGGCGCGGGCTGATTTTTCGACGCCAGGCCGCACAGGTCGCGCAGGAAGTCGTCGCTGGCCAGCGCCCTTTGCGGGGCCTCCCTTTTCTGGTAGTGGCGGCACACCAGGTAGGGGACGCCGGTTTCGCTCGATCTTCTGATCTCCTCGTTCTCCACCACCCAGCCCAGGTTGCGGAAGCTCACCCGGCTGGAAACGGTGTGGAAGATGTTCTCCACCAGCGGCTGGATGGTATTCTCGACCGATTCGGCCACGGTATTGAACTTGTTCAGGACGTAATACACCTTGAAATTTTCCACGTAGTAGCGGAAGACGCGGATGAAATTGTCCTGGGGGAACTGTTCCGCCGCTTCGTTGATGAAATCGTCCAGATTTTTGCCTTCGGGGTCTATGCCGTGCTGCAGGAAATCGTGCAGGCGCCGGAAAAGCGGCGCCGGCTGTCCTTCCTTGGGAAAATACCTCTCAAGGACCAGGGGGGCGGAGATCATGATGTTCAGCATGCGGAAGAGGATGGCCTTGGCGATCTCGGCCGCCGCCAGGGTGGCCGCCCGCATCCCTGGCGTGAACAGGATGATGCCGCTGTTGGAGATGGGCAGGAAATCCAGGACATGGGTGTCCAGGCCCGCTTTCAGGTCGATGATCACGTACTCGGCCCGCAGCGTGTTGATGCCCTGGACCAGCTTGTTTTTGGTGGCGGCATCGAAATTGACGATGTCGTGGACAAAGCCGCCCGGCGAGGCGATGAAATTGAACCTGGCGAAGGCTTGGTCGGGATCCATCCGCGCCGGCAGCGCCTGCCGGCATTCCTCCAAGGAGATTCCTTTTTTGAGGAAATGGAAGAGATCCTTTTCCACCGGCGCGTTCAGGAAATGCCTCAGGCTGGATGTGCCCGTGTCCAGGTCGATGAGGACAGTGGGCTGGGTCTTGGCCAGCGCCAGGGCCAGGTTCAGGGCGAAGGTCGTCTTGCCGACGCCGCCTTTTCCCGACGAAACCGGCAGGATCCTCATGGCCGCGCCGTTTTAGTCCAGCTTCTTGATGCTGGGAAAAATCCTGTCGCGCAGCGGGGCATACTGCTCCCGTTTGTCCTTTTCCCAGCCGATGGCGCACAGCAGCACCGACTCTTTCACCACGATCAGCGCCACTTCCACCGTCCAGGTCTTGTCGTCGCGCTGGCCTTCACCGCTGAAAAAATCGGCCGTCATGCCGTTCAGTTCGCCCTGGCGCACGTCCGAAAGTGCGTTGAAATCGTCGACCTCTTCCTTCAGGATAAGGGCATTGTAGGTCCTCAGGGCCCCGGGCAGGTTGTTTTCCTTCAGCAAAAGCTGCAGCACGCAGAACGCATCGTAATGCGGAGCGTCGGCGTACAGGGCGCCGATCTCCTCTTCGCTGTCGATTTCCCAGCCGTCCGGAAACCAGACGGAAACGCCGCCGACATGGTTTTTAAAGATCTCGGCGCCGGCCGTCGCGCCGGCTGCAGCGAGCAATATGACGAATGCCAGGAAGGGTATCGTTTTTTTCATTCCCTCGCGCTCCTTTTCATCATCGCCTCCTGGGGCAATATAGACCAGGCAGCAATAAAAATCAATAGCCGCGGCGGCGATCCCGCTTCGGGAAAAACCTTTTTACAGGGCGCTCTTTTTGATGGTGACGGTACGGTCGGGCATTATTTCCCGGACCAGCGCCAGCGCGGCTTTGGTCGTGCCGCTGCTGAAATACTCGCTGTTCCCGGCGGCAGGGCCGGGATTGAGCCGGCCGCCGATCAGCAGGCGGCGCCACAACTGTTTGGCCACCGCCTCGCCGGTGTCGATCACATCCACGCCGGGGCCGCAGATGGCGGCGATCGGGCCGCGCACGAGCGGATAGTGGGTGCAGCCGAGCACCAGCGTGTCGATGCCTTTGTCCAGCAGCGGCCGTAAATTTTTCTTCAGGATGGCTTCCAGGCGCGGATCGTCGAACCGACCGGCCTCGATCAGCTCCACCAGGCCCGATACCGGCTGGGTGTACACCTCCAGCCCGGCCGAAAAATTTTCCAGCAGCCGGGAAAAGCGCCGTCCCTTCAAGGTCAACGGCGTGCCCAGGACGCCGACCCGCTTGTTCCGGCTTAAGCCCTGGGCGACCTTCAACGCCGGCTCGACGCCGATAATCTCCCAGCCGGGGAAGGTCAGGCGCAGCAGTTCCAGGGCCGCCTCGCTGGCCGAATTGCAGGCCACGACCAGCGCCTTGGCGCCGCTGTCCAGCAGGAAGCGGCTGATGGCCAGGGAGCGCTGGCGGACAAACTCCACCCCCTTGCTGCCGTAGGGGCAGTGGGCCGAATCGGCGAAATAGAGCATGTTTTCAAAAGGGAGGATGCGCCGCGCGGCCAGCATGACCGACAGGCCGCCGATGCCCGAGTCAAAAAATCCGATCAGTGCCGTCAGTGGATCTATTTTGCCTTGTTTTTCGCTCATGACCTTTCCCGCTGATTATACATCATTATGGTTCCTGGCGCATCCGCTTTTTGCTTGACAAACTTCCCTTTGGTTTGTACCATGAACCAGCCACGAAGAGAGGCGGTCAACCATGGATGAAAAGGAAAGCACGCGGGAACTGGTCGTCGTCGACGTCAAGCACTATAAAAAGGTCAAGAAAGCCCTGCACGAGAGCGAGGAGCGCTACCGCCAGCTCTTCGAGAACGTTCCCATGGGCATCTACCGCACCACCCCCGACGGCCGCATCGTGGACGCCAATCCGGCTCTGATTAAAATGGCGGGCTTCGCCTCGTTCGCCGAACTGTCATCCTTGAATTTGAATGAAGAATACGCTAAAGCGGGCCTGGACCGCAAAGAGTTCAAGAGGTTGATTGAGCGCGACGGCTGGGTCAAGGGGCTGGAGTCAGTCTGGCGGACGGCCGACGGACGTGTCGTCCATATCCGTGAAAACGCCAAGCTCGTCTGCGGCCAGTCTGGCGAGGTGTTTTTCGAGGGAACGTTCGAGGACATTACCCAGAGCAAACTGGCCGAGGAGGCGCAGAAGTTAAGGACACAGCAGCTGGAAATCATCAATGCCATTGTTTCTTCGGGTAATACCAGCGATTCGCTCGATGAACTGCTCGCGGCCATCCTGGACAATGTGCTCAAAACGTTGGGATTCTCAACAGCGAGCATCTTTTTCTACGATCATGACGCCAGAAAAGCGCAGGTAATGGCCTCCCGGGGCGTGCCGCAAAGCCTCTTTCTGAATAAAAAGTACATGTCCATCGACAGCATGCCCTTTTCCCAGGTGCTGCTGCACGGAAAGCCCGTTTTCGTCGACACCGTCCCCAAAGTCATTCCTGATCTGTCGCGCAAATTGAAATGGAAAACGGCCGCCTGCATCCCCATGCTTTCCAGGGGGCGGGTGGTCGGGGCCATCAGCGTGGCTAGCAGCGATCGTGCTGCCTTCAGCCCTGAGGAAAAAAGCATCCTGGAACTGATTGGCAAGGAGGCTGGCACCCTGGTTTCCAAGCTGCAGACCGAGGCGGCCCTGCGCGAGAGCGAAAAGTACTACCGCACCCTGATCGACACCTCGCCCGACATCCTCGCCGTCACCGATTTGGAAGGAAACCTGCGCATGGTCAACCAGCGTTTCGTCAGCCTGAGCGGTTATTATTTGGATGAAATCATCGGCAAAAATTCGTTCGATTTCGTATCTGAAACCGACCTTGCCCAGTTCGTAAAAAATATAAAAAAATTTGTCAAAACCAGAAAGTTGAGCAACATCGAATATGGTTTTAAGAAAAAAAACGGCGAAGTCGTTCCTGTAGAATTGTCCGCTGCGCTGCAATTTGATCATCGCGGCAAGCCCAACGGTATGATCGGGTACGGCCGCGATATCAGCGAGCGCAGGCGGGCCGAGGAGCAGCTTCGTTTTCTGAGTTCCATCACCGAAAATACTTCCGATGCGATCCTCGTCACCGATGCCGATTTTGCCATCACCTATATCAACAAAGTGGGGGAGCAATTTTTCGGTTATAGCTTGGATGAACTGAAAGGCAAGACACCGGATATCTTCAATGCCGAACCCAGGGCGCAGCAGATCCAGCAGGAACTTTATAAAATTGTCGCCTCCGGAAAAATCCACCTGGGAGAATCGCTGAACAGGCGAAAGGACGGTTCGACTTTTTACTGCGAATACAAGGTCATGCCCTTGAAAGACAAGCACGGGAAAATCTATGCCTATTTAGCGGTGCAAAGGGACATCAGTGAGCGCAAGCGCAACGAGGAAGCGCTGCGCCAGAGCGAAAACAAGTACCGGGAGCTGGTCGAGAACCATAATGACGTAATTTTCTCTGTTGATATATCCGGAAAAATAGAATACCTTTCACCTGCGATTCGCCGGGTAACAGGTTACACCCCCGAAGAAGTTACCGGCAGAAATTTATTCGATTTTTTTAATCCGGAGGACCGGAAACGGTATGGCGAGCAGATGCAGCAGACCGCAGATAGCGGCAGCAGCGTTGGGGAATTTCAAATCACGGTCAAGGACAAATCCAGCAAATGGGTCATGGCATCCAGCCGGAGCGTCGTGGAGAACGGCAGAATTGTCGGTATCCGCGGGATCATGTCCGACATCAGTGAGCGCAAGGAAGCCGAGAGCAAGCTGCTGGCTTACCAGAAGCAGCTGCAGGCCCTGACGTCGGAGATAATGCTGGTCGAGGAGAGGGAACGGCGGCGCATCGCCTCGGAACTGCACGACCATATCGGCCAGAACCTGGCCCTGTGCAAGCTGAAAGTGACCGCCCTGGAACAGAACCTGGACGATGAGACCTTGAAAGGGGAATTGACCGAGGTGCACCGGCTGCTGGAAGGCAGCATCCAGGACGCCCGCTCGCTGATCTTCGATCTCAGCCCGCCGGTGCTCTACGAACTGGGCTTCTCGGCCG
This portion of the Candidatus Aminicenantes bacterium genome encodes:
- a CDS encoding PAS domain S-box protein: MDEKESTRELVVVDVKHYKKVKKALHESEERYRQLFENVPMGIYRTTPDGRIVDANPALIKMAGFASFAELSSLNLNEEYAKAGLDRKEFKRLIERDGWVKGLESVWRTADGRVVHIRENAKLVCGQSGEVFFEGTFEDITQSKLAEEAQKLRTQQLEIINAIVSSGNTSDSLDELLAAILDNVLKTLGFSTASIFFYDHDARKAQVMASRGVPQSLFLNKKYMSIDSMPFSQVLLHGKPVFVDTVPKVIPDLSRKLKWKTAACIPMLSRGRVVGAISVASSDRAAFSPEEKSILELIGKEAGTLVSKLQTEAALRESEKYYRTLIDTSPDILAVTDLEGNLRMVNQRFVSLSGYYLDEIIGKNSFDFVSETDLAQFVKNIKKFVKTRKLSNIEYGFKKKNGEVVPVELSAALQFDHRGKPNGMIGYGRDISERRRAEEQLRFLSSITENTSDAILVTDADFAITYINKVGEQFFGYSLDELKGKTPDIFNAEPRAQQIQQELYKIVASGKIHLGESLNRRKDGSTFYCEYKVMPLKDKHGKIYAYLAVQRDISERKRNEEALRQSENKYRELVENHNDVIFSVDISGKIEYLSPAIRRVTGYTPEEVTGRNLFDFFNPEDRKRYGEQMQQTADSGSSVGEFQITVKDKSSKWVMASSRSVVENGRIVGIRGIMSDISERKEAESKLLAYQKQLQALTSEIMLVEERERRRIASELHDHIGQNLALCKLKVTALEQNLDDETLKGELTEVHRLLEGSIQDARSLIFDLSPPVLYELGFSAALEWLAERMQEQFRIPVEFESRLKDPELKSDQQVILFQVARELLMNVGKHSQASQAKIILAQEGPFLKLQVNDDGVGFDASQVFAPREPDGGFGLFSMRERLNYLGGRLDVKSKRGQGSQITVRVSLPVAAGGSKGEP